GACGACACGCTGCACCATGTCGCCGCCGCGCGCGGCGATGGTATTGGCGCTCTGCGCGAGCTGATTGGCCTGCTCCGCATTCTGGGCGTTCTGCCTGACCGTAGCGTTGAGTTCTTCCATCGAACTGGCCGTCTCTTCCAGGCTCGCCGCCTGCTCCTCGGTGCGTGCCGAAAGATCGGAGTTGCCCGAGGCGATCTCGCCGGCGGCGCTGCTGATGGCCTCCGAGACTTCCAGAATGCGCCCGACCACCTCGCGCAGACGCGCGACCGTGGTGTTGGTGTCGTCCTTGACCTGACCGAAGGTGCCGCTGTAATCGGCCTCGATGGTGCGGTTGAGATCACCCGCCGCCATGGCATTGAGCACGGCGGCGATGTCGGCCAGACCCTGAGCCATGATCTCGATCAGTCGGTTGAGTCCCTCGCCCAGCTGCATGAAAAAGCCGTCCTTGCCCTGGAGTTCGATGCGGCGCGTGAAGTCGCCATTGGCGGCGGCCTGCACGAGTTCGGCGATCTCGTGCTCAGCCGTGACCTCGGCGGTGCGGTCCTGCCACTGGGTGACACGTCCACGATAGCTGCCGTCCTCGTCCATGATCGGCGTGGCGGTCATGCGCAGATTGCGCCGCGACTGAACCATGTCGAAATGCCGGGTCTGGTCGAGCCGGCCACGATAGACCTCGGCGATCGCCTGATCCTCGAAATAGGTCGCGAGGTTGGTGCCGATCATGCCGGCGACCGTGAATCCCGGATGACGCTGGCGAACACCCGCCTCCATGGTTTGCCAGAGACGCTGCGCGGCGGCATTGAGATAGACCAGTTGACCTCGGTCGTCGGAGATGGTCACGGGCAGGGTGACGTTGTCGAGTCCGGTGCGGATGCGCAGATTCTCGCTGGCGATCCGGCGTGCATCCTGAATGTCGAAGTCCAGCCGCGCCTGCACCGACTTGACCGCGAGCATCATTTCGCCGAGTTCATCCTTGTTGGTGATTTCGATGCGGCTGCTGTAGTCGCCGTTGGAGAGGGCCTCCAGATAGCCGAGCGTCTTTTGCAGCGGGCGGGTGATCTTACGTACCAGCCAGATGCCGAGCAGAATGGCGGTCAGCAGCGCCAACAGCGAGAAGGCGAGCGCCTGGCGTTCGGCGAGATTCGCGGCGGCAATGGCCGCGTTCCGCTCGGCTTGGGCCTTGCGTGTGACCTTGGCGGTGGCTTCGAGTATCAGATCCTTATAGGCGCGCCAGATCACATTGTCCTGGGTGTCGTAAGTCTGCTTGGCGCCGAGCAGGTCGCCGGCGCTGATCTGGACCAATACCCGCCCCTGGATTTCACTGTGGCGCTGGCGTTCCTGCTCGATGCGTGCGAGCACTTGGAGTGCCTCGCTGTCATCGGCCGAGAGCCGGCGTGCCGTGTCCAGATTCCGGGCGAATTGCTGACTGGCTTTTTCGACGTTGTTGCGGGCTTGTTTGTCGCTGGGTTCGAGCAGCAGATAGCGCATGGCAGCGGCCATCTGCAGGCCATCGCCGAGCATGCCGTTGTAGGCCTGTTCCAGGATCTGCGTTTCATCATCGATGTGCTGCAATTGACCGGCGGCGCGATCCAGACTCATGAGCGAGACATTGAGCGCCAGGATGAAGAACGCGGAGATGAGCACCAGACCGCCCGGCAAGGCCCAGCGTATCCGGATGTCGTTGATACTGGAGGCGATCCGTCTCAGCAACGGCTGCGGCGGCTTGCCTGCACGCAGCCGCGCATAGATCACCTCGGCCTCGGCGATCTGCTCGCGCGTGGGTTTGCGCCGCACCGAGATGTAGCCGGTGATCCGGCCTTTCTCGCGCAAGGGTGAGACGTTGGCCTCGACCCAGTAGAAATCACCATTCTTACAGCGGTTCTTCACCAGGCCGGTCCAGGGGCGGCCCGACTGGATGGTCTGCCACATATCCTTGAATGCCGCCGGTGGCATATCGGGGTGGCGGATGATGTTCTGGGGCGCGCCGAGCAATTCCTGCTCACTGAAACCGCTGATGTCAGCGAAATCGCGGTTGAAACTGGTGATTCGTCCCTTGAGGTCGGTCTTGGAGACGATCAATTGGTCGTCACGCATCACATGTTCGGTGGCGGTGACGGGCAAGTTCATGCGCATGGTCGGTCCGGTCCCCTCATATCGTGGCTGTTTGGGCGCGCTTTTGCAAAAACGACCAAGCATTGGGTGTCGTGTCAATCAAGTCAAGCTTGGTGAATGTTCGATCGAATATACTCGTCGGCTCCATTCATAAATCGGAATCCATCGAGGTGGCCTGTATGGTCCGTTTCGCTTTCAGTACCAGACTGGCGGTCGCGATGCTCGTTGGACTGGCGTTCGTCGTCTCGGGCGGGCACTCTGCC
The sequence above is drawn from the Allochromatium vinosum DSM 180 genome and encodes:
- a CDS encoding methyl-accepting chemotaxis protein; this encodes MNLPVTATEHVMRDDQLIVSKTDLKGRITSFNRDFADISGFSEQELLGAPQNIIRHPDMPPAAFKDMWQTIQSGRPWTGLVKNRCKNGDFYWVEANVSPLREKGRITGYISVRRKPTREQIAEAEVIYARLRAGKPPQPLLRRIASSINDIRIRWALPGGLVLISAFFILALNVSLMSLDRAAGQLQHIDDETQILEQAYNGMLGDGLQMAAAMRYLLLEPSDKQARNNVEKASQQFARNLDTARRLSADDSEALQVLARIEQERQRHSEIQGRVLVQISAGDLLGAKQTYDTQDNVIWRAYKDLILEATAKVTRKAQAERNAAIAAANLAERQALAFSLLALLTAILLGIWLVRKITRPLQKTLGYLEALSNGDYSSRIEITNKDELGEMMLAVKSVQARLDFDIQDARRIASENLRIRTGLDNVTLPVTISDDRGQLVYLNAAAQRLWQTMEAGVRQRHPGFTVAGMIGTNLATYFEDQAIAEVYRGRLDQTRHFDMVQSRRNLRMTATPIMDEDGSYRGRVTQWQDRTAEVTAEHEIAELVQAAANGDFTRRIELQGKDGFFMQLGEGLNRLIEIMAQGLADIAAVLNAMAAGDLNRTIEADYSGTFGQVKDDTNTTVARLREVVGRILEVSEAISSAAGEIASGNSDLSARTEEQAASLEETASSMEELNATVRQNAQNAEQANQLAQSANTIAARGGDMVQRVVGTMSSIQESSRRIADIISVIDGIAFQTNILALNAAVEAARAGEQGRGFAVVAAEVRNLAQRSAQAAKEIKELITDSVSKVEGGAELASQAGSTMSEILDSFRQVTTLVDEITGASREQSSGIEQVTKAVAQMDEVTQQNAALVEQAAAAAESLEDQTRVLAQAVSIFKLSGAGSTGARTPARTQAQPRSGMTASAAPKMTGTQSKSPVKASDSSLRKRPKSIPATDDGEQWEEF